A DNA window from Bacillus marinisedimentorum contains the following coding sequences:
- the comGD gene encoding competence type IV pilus minor pilin ComGD: MKHLLHKTERGYTFVEMMAVLLILTITTGLVSYKTADVYHEIQLESFFSVFEEDFLYAKQYAITENARMTLYLNAKDSVYFIFRDGDSLPLMKRTYDSGITMDSGLLGPRFVILANGNNQKAGKWFVDYRGVRYQIVFSLGQGRMYVKKL; the protein is encoded by the coding sequence TTGAAACATCTTCTCCATAAAACTGAGCGCGGCTACACCTTCGTAGAAATGATGGCAGTGCTGCTTATTCTGACAATCACAACAGGCCTTGTTTCCTATAAAACAGCCGATGTATATCATGAAATCCAGTTAGAGTCTTTTTTTAGCGTGTTTGAAGAAGATTTCCTTTATGCAAAACAGTATGCAATTACAGAAAATGCAAGAATGACACTCTACTTGAATGCAAAGGACAGTGTATATTTCATTTTTCGTGACGGGGATTCGTTGCCGCTGATGAAAAGGACGTATGATTCCGGTATTACAATGGATTCCGGCTTATTGGGGCCAAGGTTTGTCATTCTGGCTAACGGCAACAACCAGAAAGCGGGAAAATGGTTTGTTGATTATCGCGGCGTCCGGTACCAGATCGTCTTTTCGCTGGGACAGGGGAGAATGTATGTTAAAAAACTGTAA
- the gcvPA gene encoding aminomethyl-transferring glycine dehydrogenase subunit GcvPA, giving the protein MNYRYLPMTEEDKKAMLETIGVESVDQLFGDIPEKVRFKGEIDIPAPVSEAGLVKEMSALAEKNADTRHYTSFLGAGVYDHYIPSVVDHVISRSEFYTAYTPYQPEISQGELQAMFEFQTMICELTGMDIANSSMYDGITALAEAALMSAGQTRKNKIIVSEAVHPEALDVLKTYAAGQHLEVEIVGIKDGVTDKEALANAVDGDTAGVIVQYPNFFGQMENLKEMEEIVHQTKALFIVSSNPLALGALTPPGNFGADIVVGDAQPFGIPSQFGGPHCGYFAVTKKLMRKVPGRLVGQTKDEDGRRGFVLTLQAREQHIRRDKATSNICSNQALNALAASVAMTALGKQGVKEMAIQNLQKAHYAKKRFEEKGLKAVYEGPFFNEFVIQTNKPVADVNERLMEKGIIGGYDLGLSHAGMENHMLVAVTELRTKEEIDNLVTELGDDHE; this is encoded by the coding sequence ATGAATTACCGTTATCTGCCAATGACAGAAGAAGATAAAAAAGCGATGCTTGAAACAATCGGTGTTGAATCTGTTGATCAATTATTTGGAGACATTCCGGAAAAGGTGCGTTTTAAAGGAGAAATCGATATTCCCGCACCTGTTTCGGAAGCGGGGCTTGTCAAAGAAATGTCTGCACTTGCCGAGAAAAATGCGGACACCCGACATTATACTTCATTCCTTGGCGCAGGCGTTTATGATCACTATATCCCATCCGTTGTCGACCATGTCATTTCACGTTCGGAATTTTATACGGCTTATACCCCTTACCAGCCTGAAATTTCCCAGGGTGAACTTCAGGCAATGTTCGAATTCCAGACGATGATTTGCGAACTTACCGGGATGGATATCGCAAACTCTTCCATGTATGACGGGATTACCGCACTTGCTGAAGCTGCATTGATGAGTGCCGGGCAGACGCGGAAAAACAAGATTATCGTTTCCGAAGCGGTCCACCCTGAAGCGCTTGATGTTTTAAAAACATATGCAGCCGGGCAGCATCTTGAAGTCGAAATAGTCGGCATCAAGGACGGGGTGACAGATAAGGAAGCCCTGGCAAATGCTGTTGATGGTGATACCGCCGGTGTAATTGTGCAATACCCTAACTTTTTCGGTCAAATGGAAAATCTGAAGGAAATGGAAGAAATCGTCCATCAGACAAAGGCGTTATTCATCGTATCATCAAATCCGCTTGCACTTGGCGCCTTGACACCTCCTGGCAATTTCGGTGCTGATATCGTTGTCGGTGACGCCCAGCCATTTGGCATCCCGTCACAATTCGGCGGGCCTCACTGCGGTTATTTTGCGGTAACAAAGAAATTGATGCGGAAAGTACCGGGCCGGCTCGTAGGCCAGACGAAAGATGAAGACGGCCGCCGCGGATTCGTGTTGACATTGCAGGCCCGCGAGCAGCATATCCGCCGAGATAAAGCGACGTCTAATATTTGCTCTAATCAGGCATTGAATGCACTGGCCGCCTCTGTTGCCATGACGGCACTCGGAAAACAGGGTGTGAAAGAGATGGCGATCCAAAATCTTCAAAAAGCGCATTATGCGAAGAAGCGGTTTGAAGAAAAAGGACTCAAGGCAGTTTATGAAGGGCCGTTCTTCAATGAGTTCGTCATACAAACGAACAAACCGGTTGCTGATGTAAATGAAAGATTGATGGAAAAAGGAATCATCGGCGGCTACGACCTGGGATTGAGCCATGCAGGCATGGAAAATCATATGCTTGTTGCTGTTACGGAACTGCGTACAAAAGAAGAGATCGACAATCTGGTGACAGAATTGGGGGATGACCATGAATAA
- a CDS encoding YqzE family protein yields the protein MAGNDYIRHMTQQVVSYLDKPKDQRKELRKTRKTGKQAFMTKWFGVLPFALSMLFRKKKK from the coding sequence ATGGCAGGAAACGATTATATCCGGCATATGACACAGCAGGTGGTATCCTATCTCGATAAGCCAAAGGACCAGAGGAAAGAGCTCAGGAAAACAAGAAAAACCGGCAAACAGGCATTTATGACGAAGTGGTTTGGGGTCCTTCCGTTTGCCTTGTCAATGCTTTTCAGGAAAAAAAAGAAATAA
- a CDS encoding DEAD/DEAH box helicase: MTVKIEFDNSWHDSFLTRAEDDGPWSPWEVFKLAYEIEEHTGIEDFNGLIAPAHLPQLTPLPHQLEAARTVIEEMNGKGILADEVGLGKTIEAGLILKEYMIRGLVKKVLILVPASLVSQWGSELNEKFYIPAVEQRKSYVWEQCDIVVSSIDTAKREPHRSIVLEQDYDMVIIDEAHKLKNSKTKNYQFVQQLKKKYCLLLTATPIQNKVEEIFNLVTLLKPGHLGNETYFSEKFAAKKRALQHDEHLKALINKVMVRNRRGDTGIDWPKRHIETVGITLSPAERELYETVTVLPEKYPGLAAGGFSRLILQREVCSSKEAAYVTLKKMLESENAPACTEDAIKEISEKLGSIEHNSKAQKAVEIIKKLDDKVIIFTEYRATQLYLQWFLQQHDITSVPFRGGFKRSKKDWMRQLFRDRAQVMIATEAGGEGINLQFCRYVINYDLPWNPMRIEQRIGRIHRLGQTEDVRIFNFAARETIEEHILKLLYEKINLFERVIGELDEILTRYNLENIEDHIRDILENSSSEGEMRIKMDNLSAVFQSGRPDAGRSDQSAAT; the protein is encoded by the coding sequence ATGACGGTTAAAATTGAATTTGACAACAGCTGGCACGATTCGTTTCTCACTCGTGCCGAAGATGACGGGCCCTGGTCCCCATGGGAAGTTTTCAAACTTGCATATGAGATAGAGGAACATACCGGAATTGAAGATTTCAACGGATTGATCGCACCGGCGCACCTTCCGCAGCTGACTCCGCTTCCACACCAGCTTGAAGCGGCGAGGACCGTAATTGAAGAGATGAACGGCAAAGGAATCCTCGCGGATGAAGTCGGGCTCGGCAAAACAATCGAAGCCGGGCTGATTTTAAAGGAATATATGATCCGTGGATTGGTCAAAAAAGTTCTGATTCTCGTGCCGGCGTCCCTTGTCTCACAATGGGGTTCCGAGCTTAACGAAAAATTTTATATACCTGCCGTTGAACAGCGGAAAAGCTATGTATGGGAACAGTGCGATATCGTTGTCTCTTCCATTGATACAGCGAAGAGGGAACCGCACCGCAGCATTGTCCTCGAACAGGACTATGATATGGTCATCATTGATGAGGCACATAAACTTAAAAATAGCAAAACGAAAAATTATCAATTTGTCCAACAGCTGAAGAAAAAATACTGCCTGTTGTTGACTGCGACACCGATCCAGAACAAGGTGGAAGAAATCTTCAATCTCGTAACCCTTTTAAAGCCCGGGCATCTCGGAAATGAAACCTATTTTTCAGAGAAATTCGCAGCCAAAAAAAGGGCATTGCAGCATGATGAACATTTAAAGGCGCTGATTAATAAAGTGATGGTGCGCAACCGCAGGGGCGATACCGGCATCGACTGGCCCAAGCGCCATATTGAAACGGTCGGCATCACGCTCTCCCCTGCTGAACGGGAACTGTATGAAACCGTGACAGTCCTGCCGGAAAAATACCCGGGGCTTGCGGCAGGAGGATTCTCCCGGTTAATACTCCAGCGGGAGGTCTGCAGCAGCAAAGAGGCCGCTTATGTGACACTGAAAAAGATGCTTGAAAGCGAAAACGCTCCTGCCTGTACGGAAGACGCCATAAAAGAAATCAGTGAAAAGCTCGGAAGCATCGAGCACAATTCAAAAGCCCAAAAAGCGGTTGAAATCATAAAAAAACTGGATGACAAAGTGATCATATTCACTGAATACCGGGCAACACAGCTTTATTTGCAATGGTTTCTACAGCAGCACGACATTACATCGGTACCGTTTCGCGGCGGCTTCAAACGGAGCAAGAAAGACTGGATGCGGCAGCTCTTCCGTGACAGGGCGCAAGTGATGATTGCCACTGAGGCGGGCGGCGAAGGGATAAACCTCCAATTTTGCCGGTATGTAATCAACTATGACCTGCCCTGGAATCCGATGCGGATCGAGCAAAGGATCGGGCGGATTCACAGGCTCGGGCAGACAGAAGATGTCCGTATATTCAATTTCGCAGCCAGAGAAACGATCGAAGAACATATTTTGAAGCTGCTCTATGAAAAAATAAATCTTTTCGAAAGGGTCATCGGCGAATTGGATGAAATCCTGACCCGCTACAACCTGGAAAACATTGAGGATCATATCCGAGATATTCTCGAAAATTCATCAAGCGAAGGGGAAATGCGCATCAAAATGGATAATCTCAGTGCGGTATTCCAGTCGGGCAGACCGGACGCCGGAAGGAGTGATCAAAGTGCAGCAACATGA
- a CDS encoding rhodanese-like domain-containing protein, which produces MTVWQLLLATLVFFITYWGVTAFMRSRYLKTLSEEEFKEGYRKAQLIDVREQNEYENGHILGARNIPMSQLKMRQGEIRKDKPVYLYCQGGSRSARAASMLKRWGYQDLSQLKGGFKKWNGKVKYKK; this is translated from the coding sequence ATGACAGTTTGGCAGCTTTTGCTCGCTACCCTGGTCTTTTTCATCACATACTGGGGTGTTACTGCGTTTATGAGAAGCCGCTATCTCAAAACGTTGTCAGAAGAGGAATTTAAAGAAGGCTACCGTAAAGCGCAGTTGATAGATGTCAGGGAGCAAAACGAGTATGAAAACGGCCACATTCTCGGCGCCCGCAATATACCGATGTCTCAGTTGAAAATGCGACAGGGTGAAATCCGGAAAGACAAGCCGGTCTACCTTTATTGCCAGGGCGGTTCCAGAAGCGCCAGGGCCGCATCGATGCTGAAACGTTGGGGATATCAGGACTTAAGCCAGTTAAAAGGCGGTTTCAAAAAATGGAACGGCAAAGTGAAATATAAAAAGTAA
- the moaA gene encoding GTP 3',8-cyclase MoaA, producing the protein MVSIDSNVEDRLERPLRDLRISVTDRCNFRCTYCMPKEIFGPDYAFLPKRELLTFEEIVRVTRQFAKLGVKKIRLTGGEPLLRTDLPELVRQLNGVEGIEDIALTTNGVLLPKFAKPLKDAGLQRVSISLDALDDEIFGKMNGQGVKVDKVLKGINAALDAGLGVKINTVLKKGLNESQILPMARYFKGKGVILRFIEFMDVGTTNGWNMDSVVSQQEVVDKINPEMPLEPIDPNYYGEVASRYRYTDGEGEIGFISSVTKAFCGTCTRARLSADGKIYTCLFASIGHDVRKLVRSEMTDSELAESLASIWLNRHDRYSELRSKGIEPKEKIEMSYIGG; encoded by the coding sequence ATGGTTTCAATAGATTCAAATGTGGAAGACAGGCTTGAACGGCCTCTCAGAGACCTTCGAATCTCTGTTACAGATAGATGCAATTTCAGGTGCACGTACTGCATGCCTAAAGAAATATTCGGCCCGGATTATGCTTTTTTGCCCAAGCGGGAACTCCTGACTTTTGAGGAAATTGTGCGGGTTACCCGGCAGTTCGCCAAACTCGGAGTGAAAAAAATAAGGCTGACAGGCGGCGAACCGCTGCTTCGGACGGACTTGCCAGAGCTTGTGCGGCAGCTGAACGGCGTGGAAGGAATTGAAGACATCGCCCTGACGACAAATGGCGTCCTGCTTCCGAAATTCGCAAAGCCCCTCAAGGATGCCGGACTCCAACGGGTCTCGATCAGCCTTGATGCACTTGACGATGAAATCTTCGGGAAAATGAACGGGCAGGGTGTCAAAGTTGATAAAGTGCTTAAAGGCATTAATGCGGCACTTGATGCTGGACTTGGCGTGAAAATCAATACGGTGCTCAAAAAGGGATTGAACGAGTCACAAATACTGCCAATGGCCCGTTATTTCAAGGGTAAAGGTGTCATCCTCCGTTTTATCGAGTTCATGGATGTCGGCACAACGAACGGCTGGAATATGGATTCTGTCGTTTCCCAGCAGGAAGTGGTGGACAAGATCAATCCGGAAATGCCGCTTGAACCGATTGACCCGAACTATTATGGTGAAGTGGCTTCAAGATATCGCTACACAGACGGTGAAGGAGAAATCGGCTTCATTTCTTCGGTCACAAAAGCATTTTGCGGAACCTGCACTCGCGCAAGGCTCTCGGCTGACGGCAAAATTTACACTTGCTTGTTTGCCTCAATCGGCCATGATGTCCGCAAACTTGTCCGAAGCGAGATGACGGACAGCGAATTGGCAGAAAGCCTCGCCTCTATCTGGCTCAACCGACATGACAGGTATTCAGAACTGCGCAGCAAAGGAATTGAGCCGAAGGAAAAAATTGAGATGTCTTATATCGGCGGATAA
- the comGG gene encoding competence type IV pilus minor pilin ComGG yields the protein MKRQAGFIFPFTALIVLIFFLAVSLSAEKLYVKKKFYELLAERQATEVIVQRSMSDILMEIKEKGSLQAEGSLQYPEGTGVFVKTGEDTERIMITLFVSGNDGGRMHIQFTAEKDDGSVIEWHEGE from the coding sequence ATGAAAAGGCAGGCGGGATTCATCTTTCCGTTTACAGCGCTCATCGTCCTCATATTTTTTCTTGCCGTATCTTTGTCAGCCGAAAAATTATATGTCAAGAAGAAATTCTATGAACTTCTCGCTGAAAGGCAAGCGACAGAAGTCATTGTCCAGCGGTCAATGTCTGATATACTGATGGAAATAAAAGAAAAGGGCTCGCTTCAAGCGGAAGGAAGCCTGCAATATCCAGAAGGAACGGGAGTGTTTGTGAAAACCGGTGAAGACACGGAACGCATTATGATCACTCTTTTTGTTTCCGGAAATGACGGCGGCCGGATGCACATTCAATTCACAGCTGAAAAAGACGATGGATCGGTGATTGAATGGCATGAAGGTGAATAA
- a CDS encoding type II secretion system protein, whose amino-acid sequence MLKNCKGYFLLEVLLSLGVLIAAAAFLPALIKMREGDHFIEQKREAAAVLHDEIQSRLYDQGTMPAEKQVVNNGRLYTFTWKELEEELVYQACVSFEHELTGRKAEICHEVGK is encoded by the coding sequence ATGTTAAAAAACTGTAAAGGTTATTTCCTGCTTGAGGTTTTGCTGTCACTCGGAGTACTGATTGCGGCAGCTGCTTTTTTGCCTGCTTTGATTAAAATGAGGGAAGGGGATCACTTTATTGAACAAAAACGAGAAGCTGCCGCTGTCCTCCATGATGAAATTCAAAGCAGGTTATATGACCAGGGCACTATGCCGGCAGAGAAGCAGGTAGTGAACAACGGCCGCCTTTACACGTTTACCTGGAAAGAATTGGAGGAGGAACTGGTTTATCAAGCATGTGTTTCATTTGAACATGAGTTGACAGGCAGAAAGGCGGAAATATGCCATGAAGTCGGAAAATAA
- the gcvPB gene encoding aminomethyl-transferring glycine dehydrogenase subunit GcvPB, giving the protein MNKQDQPLIFEMSKPGRAGYNLPELDVPETEIADMLPSDFIRTEEADLPEVSELQLMRHYTALSNRNHGVDSGFYPLGSCTMKYNPKVNEDVARLQGFSHIHPYQDEKTVQGAMELLFNLQTMLEEITGMDAVTMQPAAGAHGEWTGLMMIRAFHEANGDHQRTKVIVPDSAHGTNPASATVAGFEAITVKSDERGLVDIEDLKKVVGDDTAALMLTNPNTLGLFEEHIDELTTIIHEAGGKIYYDGANLNAIMGKARPGDMGFDVVHLNLHKTFTGPHGGGGPGSGPVGVKEDLIPFLPKPILVKKEDMYRFDYDRPQAIGRVKPYYGNFGINVRAYAYIRTMGPEGLKLVSEYAVLNANYMMRRLAEHFDLPFTQHCKHEFVISGKRQKKFGVRTLDMAKRLLDFGYHPPTIYFPLIVEEAMMIEPTETESKETLDEFIDVMIRIAKEAEEDPEIVQEAPHTTPVKRLDETQAARKPVLRYQK; this is encoded by the coding sequence ATGAATAAACAGGATCAGCCGCTTATTTTTGAAATGAGCAAGCCAGGCCGTGCAGGTTATAACCTTCCGGAACTTGATGTGCCGGAAACGGAAATTGCAGACATGCTGCCTTCTGATTTCATCCGGACAGAAGAAGCGGATCTCCCGGAAGTGTCCGAATTGCAGCTTATGCGCCATTACACAGCGCTGTCGAACCGAAACCATGGAGTCGATTCAGGGTTCTATCCACTCGGTTCCTGTACAATGAAATACAATCCGAAAGTGAATGAAGACGTTGCCCGCCTGCAAGGTTTTTCACACATCCATCCCTATCAGGATGAAAAGACGGTCCAGGGGGCGATGGAGCTTCTCTTCAACCTCCAGACAATGCTTGAGGAAATCACCGGCATGGATGCGGTTACAATGCAGCCTGCCGCAGGAGCACACGGTGAATGGACCGGTTTGATGATGATCAGGGCGTTCCATGAAGCAAACGGCGATCATCAGCGGACAAAGGTCATAGTGCCTGATTCAGCACACGGCACAAATCCTGCTTCGGCTACTGTGGCCGGTTTTGAGGCCATTACGGTCAAATCAGATGAACGCGGCCTTGTCGATATCGAGGACCTTAAGAAAGTGGTAGGAGATGATACGGCAGCATTGATGCTGACGAATCCGAATACACTCGGACTGTTTGAGGAGCACATTGACGAATTGACAACGATTATCCATGAAGCCGGCGGAAAAATATATTATGACGGCGCAAACCTGAACGCAATCATGGGCAAAGCACGCCCTGGAGATATGGGATTCGATGTCGTTCACCTCAATCTCCACAAAACGTTCACCGGACCTCATGGCGGCGGCGGACCGGGTTCAGGCCCAGTCGGCGTTAAGGAGGATTTGATTCCATTTTTGCCGAAGCCTATCCTGGTAAAGAAGGAAGACATGTACCGTTTTGATTACGACCGCCCGCAGGCGATTGGCCGGGTGAAGCCGTATTACGGCAACTTCGGAATCAATGTGAGGGCATATGCTTATATCCGCACGATGGGTCCAGAAGGCCTTAAGCTTGTCAGTGAATATGCTGTACTGAATGCAAATTACATGATGAGGCGCCTGGCCGAGCATTTCGATCTGCCTTTCACCCAGCATTGCAAGCATGAGTTCGTCATCTCTGGAAAACGGCAGAAGAAATTCGGGGTACGTACACTCGATATGGCAAAGAGGCTCCTTGACTTCGGATATCATCCGCCGACAATTTACTTCCCGCTTATCGTGGAAGAGGCCATGATGATCGAACCGACAGAAACGGAAAGCAAGGAAACATTAGATGAATTCATCGATGTCATGATCCGCATCGCAAAGGAAGCGGAAGAGGATCCGGAAATCGTACAGGAGGCACCGCACACAACTCCTGTAAAGAGGCTCGATGAAACGCAGGCTGCCCGTAAACCGGTGCTGAGGTATCAAAAATAA
- a CDS encoding shikimate kinase, with the protein MKAVFLTGFMGSGKTTIGKVLGEETGLPVIDTDRAIEEKTGKSIPEIFEQEGEESFREYERNILGELPDSDVIVTTGGGMVVQQENRKMMKKSGTVIYLKCGLDEIRRRLEGDQTRPLLADDNAGKLEELFRQRKAFYEEADITVVTEGRPAGEIVKEMLSLIKPL; encoded by the coding sequence GTGAAGGCGGTTTTTTTGACAGGATTCATGGGAAGCGGAAAAACGACAATCGGCAAGGTGCTGGGCGAAGAAACAGGGCTGCCGGTCATTGATACTGACAGGGCGATTGAAGAAAAGACAGGCAAGTCAATACCTGAGATTTTTGAACAAGAAGGGGAAGAATCGTTCAGGGAGTATGAACGGAATATCCTTGGTGAGCTGCCTGATTCGGATGTGATCGTCACAACAGGCGGAGGGATGGTTGTCCAGCAGGAAAATCGGAAAATGATGAAGAAAAGCGGAACAGTGATCTATCTGAAATGCGGATTGGATGAAATCAGACGGCGGCTAGAAGGGGATCAGACGAGACCGCTTCTGGCAGATGATAATGCAGGGAAATTGGAAGAGCTGTTCCGGCAAAGAAAGGCTTTTTATGAAGAGGCCGACATTACAGTCGTAACGGAGGGAAGGCCCGCCGGGGAAATTGTAAAAGAAATGCTCTCATTGATTAAACCGCTATAG
- a CDS encoding YqhG family protein, producing the protein MQQHEIHHFLLKFFTVNGCEIKQNQPGLLHIQLTEEMDKTLMNRPFYWHYLKKTGGIPQPMELTLITDKRAVHADDKRSEMIHFGSPRLHQIFKAAKSQGAYARLFEDRETNGSQKAPLQPWLVLNMNVAYECDKKKDRLHSIGLNLINGTMVSNCQQFLQSLKLTPKIPDYSFTLTPMIKPASGIKRIQKMVEELVFREDHSWADGARERWQQDLALLEHFYEGNEERPESYYAEKEALQALYEPKISVNIINGGLFYLTPFAFLKTS; encoded by the coding sequence GTGCAGCAACATGAAATCCATCATTTCCTGCTGAAGTTCTTTACTGTAAACGGATGTGAAATCAAACAGAATCAGCCTGGACTATTGCACATCCAGCTGACTGAGGAAATGGATAAAACACTGATGAATAGGCCCTTTTACTGGCATTACCTAAAAAAAACGGGGGGCATTCCACAGCCAATGGAATTGACCCTTATAACAGATAAACGGGCTGTACATGCAGACGATAAGCGAAGTGAAATGATCCACTTCGGCTCCCCCCGCCTCCACCAGATTTTCAAAGCAGCGAAATCCCAGGGAGCATATGCCCGTTTATTTGAAGACCGGGAAACGAACGGCAGCCAAAAGGCGCCATTGCAGCCCTGGCTTGTCCTCAATATGAATGTAGCTTATGAATGTGACAAAAAGAAAGACCGTCTCCATTCAATCGGCCTTAACTTGATCAACGGCACAATGGTCAGCAACTGCCAGCAATTTCTGCAGTCACTTAAACTTACGCCCAAAATACCTGACTACAGTTTCACGCTCACACCGATGATAAAGCCGGCAAGCGGCATCAAGCGGATACAAAAGATGGTCGAGGAACTTGTGTTCCGCGAAGACCACAGCTGGGCGGACGGCGCCAGGGAAAGATGGCAGCAGGATTTGGCCCTGCTTGAACATTTTTATGAAGGAAACGAAGAACGTCCTGAGTCTTACTATGCAGAAAAAGAGGCGCTGCAAGCCCTGTATGAACCTAAAATCTCAGTAAACATCATCAACGGCGGCCTTTTTTACCTCACCCCCTTCGCATTCCTGAAAACATCGTGA
- the gcvT gene encoding glycine cleavage system aminomethyltransferase GcvT — MSSLKKTPLYEVYSEYGGKTIDFGGWDLPVQFTGIKDEHHAVRTKAGLFDVSHMGEFTVKGEGSLAFLQKMMTNDVSKLKDGGAQYTAMCYENGGTVDDLLIYKKADGDYLLVVNASNIDKDFEWLNNHTSGDVSVTDISPDIAQLALQGPLAEQVLQKLTETDLSEIKFFKFKEDVSINGAKALVSRTGYTGEDGFEIYCQAEDAVNLWKGILEAGKEEGVVPVGLGARDTLRFEANLPLYGQELSKDITPIEAGIGFAVKPDKGIDFFGMDTLKKQKEYGPARKLVGIEMIDKGIPRTGYEVYKDDEQIGEVTTGTQSPTLNKNVGLALLKSDFAEMGTEVEVQVRKRRLKAQVAATPFYKRPKK; from the coding sequence ATGTCATCATTAAAGAAAACACCGCTTTACGAAGTTTATTCGGAATACGGCGGCAAGACGATTGATTTTGGCGGATGGGACCTGCCGGTGCAGTTTACAGGCATAAAGGATGAACATCATGCCGTCCGGACAAAAGCAGGTTTATTTGATGTATCGCATATGGGTGAATTTACGGTGAAAGGGGAAGGCAGCCTGGCATTTCTCCAAAAAATGATGACCAATGACGTCAGCAAGCTGAAGGACGGCGGTGCGCAGTATACAGCCATGTGCTATGAAAACGGCGGCACGGTTGATGATCTGCTCATCTATAAAAAAGCCGACGGCGATTATTTGTTAGTTGTGAATGCCTCGAATATCGACAAAGATTTCGAATGGCTGAACAATCATACATCCGGCGATGTAAGCGTTACCGACATATCACCTGACATTGCACAGCTGGCACTTCAGGGTCCGCTTGCCGAACAGGTGCTCCAAAAGCTGACTGAAACGGACCTGAGTGAAATAAAATTTTTCAAGTTTAAAGAAGACGTTTCTATTAATGGCGCCAAAGCACTAGTTTCAAGAACCGGGTACACTGGGGAAGACGGATTTGAAATTTATTGCCAGGCCGAAGATGCTGTGAATTTGTGGAAAGGTATCCTGGAAGCCGGTAAGGAGGAGGGCGTTGTCCCTGTCGGACTGGGCGCACGGGATACACTTAGATTCGAAGCAAACCTTCCGCTGTACGGACAGGAACTTTCTAAGGATATTACGCCGATTGAAGCAGGAATCGGATTTGCAGTTAAGCCTGATAAAGGGATCGATTTCTTCGGAATGGATACTCTGAAGAAGCAAAAAGAGTATGGACCTGCGAGAAAGCTTGTCGGAATCGAGATGATCGATAAAGGCATACCGCGAACGGGTTATGAAGTTTACAAAGATGACGAACAAATCGGAGAAGTGACAACTGGAACACAGTCACCGACACTTAATAAAAATGTAGGTCTTGCCCTTTTGAAATCAGATTTTGCGGAAATGGGCACCGAAGTCGAAGTGCAGGTCCGGAAACGGCGCCTGAAAGCCCAAGTGGCAGCAACTCCATTTTATAAACGACCGAAAAAGTAA
- the comGF gene encoding competence type IV pilus minor pilin ComGF, with translation MKSENKGFTMLEMLFAFFIFMFLTGLLMPILKLSASFLDNEGVAIRETEIFFGQLGREVREADDTEVQAGTLLMLSPTGKLVTYEQYGTMIRRRVDGKGHELVLQNITAVRFVEVPNGINVSVTKAGKTLERRISRPYGRDSGG, from the coding sequence ATGAAGTCGGAAAATAAAGGTTTCACAATGCTGGAAATGCTGTTCGCCTTTTTCATTTTCATGTTCCTCACGGGCCTGCTTATGCCGATTCTCAAACTTTCAGCATCTTTCCTGGATAATGAAGGTGTCGCAATTAGGGAAACAGAAATTTTCTTCGGACAGCTCGGCAGGGAAGTAAGAGAGGCTGATGATACGGAGGTGCAGGCCGGAACGTTATTGATGCTAAGTCCAACCGGTAAGCTCGTCACCTATGAACAGTATGGAACAATGATAAGGAGGAGGGTGGATGGCAAAGGGCACGAATTAGTGCTGCAAAATATAACTGCGGTTCGGTTTGTTGAAGTGCCAAATGGCATCAATGTATCGGTCACAAAAGCCGGCAAAACGCTGGAAAGGCGTATATCACGTCCTTATGGAAGGGACAGCGGAGGATGA